A segment of the Solanum lycopersicum chromosome 9, SLM_r2.1 genome:
CTTGAAAAGCATTTCACCTTTGTTGGTGCCATGCTTTTCCATACATAAAGAGCATCTAGATGTTATCTGGATTTTCCTCCTCTGAAGTGTTTTATAAGTGAGACATGCTTTCTTTATTACTATTCTTGAAAAGCATTTCACCTTTGTTGGTGCCATGCTTTTCCATACATAAAGAGCATCTAGATGTTATCTTGATTTTCCTCCTCTGAAGTGTTTCATGAGTGAAACATGCTTTCTTTATTACTATTCTTAAAAAGCAGTTCACCTTTGTTGGTGCCATGCCTTTTCCATATAGTTTTCCAAGGGGGCTTTTAAAACTTCCTGTCATCTCAGATAAACCCCTGTTGTATACTCTAATTAATAAGAAATATCCATCTTCATTGTGCCCCCATCTGATGGAGTCGGGAGTAGTGGTGTCGTCCCTGTAAAATTTCCTATCCTTTCTAGTAGTTCAATCACCCTTTTCACTTCTCAATTATCCAACAATCTCCTGAAAATTAGATTCCATCCCTGTGCTGACGAAGTCTCTTCTATTGTCATATCTGGATTGGTGCTGATAGAAAAAAGTTGGTTTCTGGTGACCAACGTATGAGCAAAGACCTGTTTTTCCCTGGAAGACATTATTGAGTCCTATACATAACATGTCAAACACTGATTGTGTAGTTTGTTTCTCAATGTTTAGGTTCCATTTACTATCGACTATATTATTCAAACACTTCCAACTGTTTTTTCTGTAACGTTATGTTGGGCGATGTGGCCAAATTGGTTCTCATTATGTGTATGTCGCAGATATACATCCTAATACTGATAATTATTCTGATAATTGCCACTGGTTGTTGATGGTTACTTCGTTTACCCAGATTGGTTGTTGATAAGATTAATTTGTGCATTTCTCAATTGGTGCTTGTGATTATTGCTTGAAGTGATGGATCATGTGACATCTAATAGTTGTGGAGAGGAGGATAGGTATGCTTTAGTGAGAAATTTAGCACATTAATGTGTTTTTCTTAAGGGGGGACTGGATAATCTACTCGAAAAACTAGGCAGGTCCATTATTCATCGAGTTTGGTAGAGAAAGTTGCTGACCATTCAATAGATCTAGACGATAACCAATAGCTTAGGAGGTAAAGAGACTGAATTCCCTCTACCTCCGACTTGgggttaattatccattaagaCTTACATCCCAAGTTTTAAACTTTGAGACCTTTAGTTAAGACAGAAAGATTTCAAATATATCGTTACTCCTCGTCATAAAGATCTTTCGTTCTCATAGTTCGACTCAATGGTCAAGTGTGGCAGAAGATTGATGCAACAATGTGTTGAACTGAATTTAACAGTGTTCATCCAAAACACGAATATACGTGAAAAATTACGAAATATTTAGGTTGAATTCATCGAGTTTAAAATTTGCATTTACTCATAGTTTGGTTGAAAATTGCATTCCACTAGATAGACTGAGGCATTTCAGGTGGAGTTAGCATTGCTGCATTTGGTCAGAGCACGTGTCATTTTATCATTGGTCACCAAGAGTAAACAGCATCTGCCCAAGCCTATTCAGCACGTGGCTTCTGTCTAACTATTCTACTAACCAttcaaacttttatcttttgtttCGGTGTCTGATATCCGTATTGAATTCCTGCATATTCAAATCATGTCGTGTAAATTCATGTAAGTGGAAAGTCGCTTCGTAACatgattttttcatattcatgaTTCGAACTCAagatttttggttaaaaaatgGAGCAATCAACTTCATTTTCTAGAAGCTTCTTTCTTGAATGAAACTTATatatccttttctttttatttatttcatctcTTCACGTGTGTGATTTGTTGTGTAGCTTACATCTTTTTGAGCCCATATATCAAATCCCAAGAATTCACCACATCAAtagttattataaataataaataccaACACTCAATGCCAATATAGTTATTATATGTGTTGTGAAAATAGGAAGGCTCTTTCATGTTAGGTGTCCAGAtctattatatttgaattttattttcatcacaTTTGCTATTATATCTACTAACGCTTCGTTCTAATGTAACATATTTTGATAAACAAGAGATATTTTTATCTGCATTTGCACCTGCACCTTAGTGAACGAATTAGTTCGCGTATAATTCGTGCAGAAAGGTGTAGGTGTTCATGCAGACAAAAATGGTATCTTGGCCTCCCATTAGTTTCCCAATCTTTACCTTTCAAAGTTGTTGCACTAAGTGTAAGCATTGGTTGAATCTGTGTTGATGGGAGATGGTAGTATCCAACGAATTAATCGAGGTAAGCATAAGTTGACACTTATTTTTTCAATCGTAAAGAAAATATTACGATGGTTGGTTTGATTTCCTTATCAAGATTCTTGTTTGATTTGTCGATGcaataatatgattatttaggAATTCGACGCGCAACGAGGCAGGCCCGTCTAGTCCTATCGGGATGATAATGGATATCAATGGTGTTGTTTTGAAGACGATTAATTGCTTCTACACCATTAAAGTTTGTGGTGGAATGAATATGATTTCTCCACTTAAAATATAATCAGATATTTGTCTTCGAGCTGTAGGATGGTAAAATATCCCATTATGGAACGCTTTCCCTTTTAATTGGCGATAAGGCtccgtttggccatagatttttcaaataaaaagtgGAATTTTTTTAAGCAAATAGTGTGTCTATATAATTTGCTATTATTTGACGAATAACTCAAATTTTCAGTTACTAGAAAAAATTAGTGTTTTGGGAGCTTGTAAAATTGAAGTTTTACACCAAACACATCCTTTAGAGTAGTTGTTTGCATTGtatcacataattttttacatgaACACCAAAGGAGTGATGGAATATTCAATAAATACGAAAGCGATGATATGATTGTTGCGGATCAGGGAAATAACGTCACGTGCTTcatctacttcacgatgtatgaaaTGATGTATGTCGCACTCTCTCTGAACAACCACTACTTGTTATTTGTTGCAACAAAGATTCAACTAACTTTGTGGTGGAGTCATGAATCTTTGTTACATTGACGTTTTTATCTTGTTATATAATACAAACTTATGGTtatttttgatagttttaaGACTTATGAgtgtaaattatatttattaaaaaataaaatatatttctcaaatattatAGCCAAACTCATTGTGAGATTTCGCCCGAATCTTCATTCAAATAATATTGtcaaaaatgtttgaaaatctaTGATCAAACATTAGAGAAGTGACATATTTGGACAAATATTTAGTAAATGATcctccttttattttttatttttacaatttctaaaCCTATGTAAAAATCTCTTtgaagaaaactaaaaaaattataaaacccCAAGGTCTAATCTCATCAATCACTTAAGTTTATAAAAATACCTCACATTAGGCAGATATTTACCTAGCAAAAAgtatatagtaaaataaaatgatcaaaataaatattcttttcgttttaaaaagaatatttttatttcctttttagttagtttcataaaaaatgatccttttctttttttgcaatacattaacttttattttttacgtgacatatttaaggtcataagattaaaaagtattttagtacatatgacataactttaatttagtattataaaattaaaaagtcttttttcttttttaaacttgATTTCAAGTTAaactaaattattctttttcgAAACGAACGGAATAATAAGTTGTTTTGATAATTGGAACTGAGAGGTATGTGAAGAGATGATGAGCTATTCTTAGCCATGCACTTGTCAAGTGTATGAAAAACCTAATACTGAGTTGtcattttcaataaattttctttcttatccTAAATAATTCACAGGACCAGCTGAACGGTATCTATTTATTGAGTTTAACATATATAAGGTAAGAATTTTGTAGGAATAATCTATAGTCGAAATTTTAGACATacgtttatattatattaaggttttattatttttttaaaatttattttattaataattatttattcctTTTCGATCTACGTGATACTATCTTGTGGATtcaacgctggttgacttttttttcaagctagtgccacatAGTCGAAAtgagatagaaaattacttataaaataagttcaggggggtaataggaccttagtatagtataagcgtGTCTTTAAGATTTCGGACATAAAttaaggggtacttgtgcattttctcaattttttaccATGATAATTTTAACTTGCAATCAGATGATTTAAGAATATATcgtaataatatattcaatgtgATTTTTTAAGTgaggtttaaaaaatatagtatatatataatcttgCTTCTATgttataaaaattgataaaaatgttattttaataaACCTACTAGtcaagtaaaatatataaacaaataagtatgaaaataaaatataataataaaaaggttGTGTAAAAACAAAGGAGAAGAGAATATAGCAATAAGAAGTAATGTAATATCTAACAAGGGCAATATTGGAGTGTAATAAGAACAATAAGGTTATGGAAAACAATTCTCGACTCTAATCATCgatcttcatatttttcttctagGATCATGTATTCTTTAATAAGTCGtgtatgcataaaatcataTCTAGTTACCTTTTTAAATATTGGTGGTTAAGGGATTGCAAAAATTATTCGAGGTTGTGTGTTTTATTTCACCATTCACACCTACTTGCTAGGCAACTATGCATCTCCTCTTCATGTGTCCTAACTATCTCCGTCCACCTTCATCATTTTGTCTATAAATCACTTTTAACTTATCTTGAAtatcttcattttaatttttatctcttATAATATGAGTACATaatcatcttttttctttttttgataaaatattcacACATCCATCttaatatctttaaattttctatatttattttctgGATGTGTGAATTGTTAACTGACCAACATTATGTCACATACAACATAGTTGGGTCAAACAATCACTTCATAAAACTTACCTTCAAGTAATGGCGAATATTTTTATTACACAATCCACGATATGTGAGCTTCCACTTCATCCATTTCTTCTAATATGGCATATAGTAACActattattctctttattttcttgaattactAACATTAAATACTTTGAACTTCCTCACTGTGTGGATATAAGTTGTGTCAAAATCCTCACTTTCATGTATTTCATGTAAGTTATGTTTAACTTAAACACTAATTTGTCtttaaatcatcaacatattatTAACTCCGCTCATACtcgtataaattaattatacgaagaaaaaaaatataatcaatatattaCATCAACAATAGTAtaccttattaaaaaaaagagaaaaaaaggcaAGCAAATATATAGTTTTGGTAGATTTTATGTGAggattatcatttttataatcaaataataatgtataaaattatgcaaattttaatGTTCAACTCTACTCTAACCAATAATTAtatctattaaaataataataataataataataataataataataataataataataatatttcaacttcaataataataatctaaacAAGAGCACGACCAAAGCGACGCCGTCTTATATAggagcatatatatatatataaattcccCTTTGAAATCACAATCTAgggtttcaaaaaaaaattcccaaTCCAATCGGTAAAACCCTAATTCGCAGAGAGGGAAAAAATGGGAGGAAAGTGTCCTCACAGGAGCGTGAAGAAGCGTAGATACTCTCACAAGCAGTTTCGCCGTGCGAAATTCCTTGTCAAAGGAGACGATGCTGTTTACGATGAGCTGTTAAAGCCGGAGGAGCAACGGAAAGAGTTGCCCGTCGACGAAGATCTTCCCGGAATGGGTCAATACTACTGTATGCACTGCGAGTAAGATAAACTTCGCTGCTTCAATTTTCgtgaagtttgatttttttttaatttataaaaaatgacttttttttttgtgtgtgcgTGTTTAGTCGATATTTTGCAAATGTTACTGTGAGGGATGAGCATTTCAAGACGAAGAAGCACAGGAAGCGGTATGATGTTAATTGATTTTAGCTTAACTGTGAAATAATTGGAGCAaaagatactttttttttattgatttcttatcgcaacaacaacatactcagtATAATTTCATAGGTAGGGTCTGAGGAGGGTAGTGTGCGCATATCCTTGCCCCTGCCTGGTGAAGGTAGAAAGGTTTTTTCTTTAAGGATATATTCCAGGTTCAAGTAAAGAATAATAACAAGTATTGAAAGGAAATACGTTAGTGAAGAAGTCATGCTAAAAATGAAGTAGGAAAGAACAGTGGAACTACAAATAAAAGGGTAATTGAAGCAGAGGAAATAAGCAATTATTGATTTGTTATGGGATGAGTTTGTGTGAATGGATTGAAGTTAGGTGAGGATAGTTTCTTCTGATTATTACTGCGAGGTAATGAAGCTTAAATGCTGAGAATTGATgattttcttgtaaattgatTTCCTTTGACTTGTTTATAGAAAGCTATTTGTAGGAGACAAAGTAATTGTATTTAGTCTAGAGACTAGTGAGGGTACTGTAGTTGAAGGCAAACTTATTGACTTGAGAAGGATTAGAAGCTAAAAAAGGTGTTTCAGACTTTCAGTTAGATGTAGGTGTCTCAAGAGTATGGCATAGCAATCAATGAGTTGAGTAAAAGCAATGAAAGTCCATGTCTTACATTCCTGCAGAAACAAGAATTGTTTGGGTGATACATTCCATTTGCCTTGGCTTTGGTGGAAGATTATCCGGTATTTATGCGAGTTGGTGGTACTTGATGAAATAGTCAAGGTGCACTCGTTGCAAATAAGAATTAATGACTAGATAGTGATATTCCTTCAGTATAAGACATCTTCATCCTAAAGAGAATAAAAAGTTGGATGGGCCCAAACATCGTAATTAGGAAGTAGACCCTTTTTATTTTGATCTGTAAGGAGTAACTTTTGTTATTAAGACACCAACAAAAGGTGATGCTGGGATAGTTACATCCAGAAGGAAATTATTGCAAGTCGTAGTAATGAGCTATCCAATCAACATAGGTACCTACCCAATTGCCTTTGGGTGACATTCTGAGTGAGACAATCAGACATGGAAGAAGCTGGAGGAGAGCTTCCGAAAATTCCAATCAACTTAGGTTGCTATCCATTTCCCAATATTTTGGTTTCTCCTGAAAGATGATAATACAGCCATATCCCGTCTTTAAAAAACGATCAATTGTTTTGAATGTAATGAACTGTATTAATTAGGAAAGAGCCATGCCTTTCCAGTCCAAAaacttgttttcctttttttttttttttgagaaaaccaAAAACTTGTTTTCCTACCATCCCCCTTTTGTTGGTGAATTCTCTTGAAAGAAATCTGACATAGCCTTGATGCATTTCCAGATACCTTGACCAAGGGAACGAGGAGAAGAAGTTTACCTCGATCAACCAATTCCTTTGCAAATTTAGAGCCTCTTAAGAGAAGGGGAATATATAATAGCGCTTTGTCTGTGTATCATATCATTCCTTATTATGAAGTATAACAAACTCGGTAAATTGCAAACTATGATGTCCCACACAGTCCAATAGGAGTAGAGACAACCTTCTCTAAAATTCATTTGAACTGACAAACTGGGTGGAAAGCATGCCTAGCAACAACTAAACTAGCTAAAGATTTCAAAGGAAACATGGTCCTTGACCATCTTGATTCTTGCATTTTTGCCATCAAATTTTCCTACAGATACAGGTCAATGATCTAACTTACCAGAACCATGAAGTTTATGAGTCGAGGACCATAGAGATGTGCTTTTAGGGTTGTATATTGAAGACTGAAGACCATCTCAGCTGCTTGTATTACACAGTAACACATACCTGATAATTTGCTGTTAAACCATTTTGCCAACAAATAGTACTAGCTGATTGTCTAGAGAGTTAGATGTGTGTTACTTTCAAAGATGGAAGAACAAtagtactccctccgtcccattttaGTCTGTCCCTAAAAGAATGTCACCTTACtataattagaaacaatttaacTGTAAAATTCCTcttttacccttaatgaaaGGATCTACAACCACGCAAGTATCTAAGAATTATTTAGACCACAATTTCAAAAGTCGTCCTTTTCTTAAACATTGTGCCAAGTCAAACggtgccacataaaatgggacggagggagtattattctgtttttttaattatagaaGAACTTCTAGTAGTGAATTTGGCAGTAGTACTTGCTTAGTGTTCTTTGCAAGTTACCTTTTTATTCTATCCTGGTTGTTTTGACAGCATTGGGTCAACAAATGCAAATAGAGGTCATATACATCGTAGAGCCTGTGCAGTCTTTCACACTTGCATGGACAGGGTGAAAGAATAGATTAGCAGCTTTTTGCAAGTGAATGGTGAAAAGAGAATTGGTTATAAATAATGTGTGAAGTCTTGAACATACAAATTGTGTTTTATTCGTCTATCAGCTTCTCTATTTTCTTTGCATTGTCCAAGTAGGGATTTCTTGGATAATTCAACATGTCTCACATGGTAATTGGAGGATTTTGTTTCATACGTACAGCTTAAAACATTAACGTAACAGAAACATAGATGTTACAACTTGAAAATGTGATACTCTCATTATAAGTTGTAAACTGAGATGGTCGGGAACTGCATATCCAATTTGAAGTGTATATGATGCTCCAAACACACAAATTTGACTAATGAATTGTGAATCCGTAGCTTTTTAGTGAGTATAGTTGGTAGTCTGAATAGTTCTGTACTTTTGTTTATGCAGTGTGAAAATAATGATGGGCCCTCGACCGCACACCCAACTTGATGCCGACTTAGCTGCTGGAATGGGCATGCCAGATAATGGTCCAAAGCTAATGTCAATGAGTTAGAGCTTCCCCCCTCCTGTTTACAACTCATTTGACACTGGTAGAGGAACCGTCTCTCCGTCTCTCTCCGTCTCCCAGTATAGTAAGTTTAGAAGATACCTAGCAGAGCACATTACCTTGGTGTTTCTTGTTTGGCCTAGATTCGCTGAGATGATGCTAGCTAGTGACTACCTACTATGTTTTGTTTCTACTGTATCAAAACACAGATTGCTTAAAGAACCGCCGTCTTTGAATCTATATGTCAATTTATTCAATTTGGGTTCGATAGCTAAACGCTGAAAGAGCAGTAATTCGTTCAGTTTTCGTTGAACTGGAATAGTGCTTGATCCATCTTACAAGATGTATCCTATCTAAATTTGTGGAAACTGAAAGTCATATGAACcttataatgaacaaaataacaTGTTTAACTATTAATTATTATCGTTAACTGTGGAATAATGTAGTACTTGTGATGGTAGAAGGTAGCAGATATCGAATAATTATGTGCAATTGCAGTAATAATTGAGTGATGCTATGGggttaatcttttttttttgtgtgtgtgtgttttgtaTTAGTTATAATGTAAACATTCTATTATAGTCAATTAACACAAACAATAATCTCATATATAGTATATCCTAAGGCTTAAAGGTACAAAgttgaattaatattttactaatattatttcatttttaagttAGGACCAATTTATAAATGTCCCAATTTGGGTAACATTAGGCAATGTGTATATCATATACATTTATCTTAGTTTTCTTCtagttgtatatatatatatatatatatatatatagtaaatgtAAAACGTACCAAAAAGGGTTGTAACGG
Coding sequences within it:
- the LOC101261850 gene encoding zinc finger (C2H2 type) family protein, whose translation is MGGKCPHRSVKKRRYSHKQFRRAKFLVKGDDAVYDELLKPEEQRKELPVDEDLPGMGQYYCMHCDRYFANVTVRDEHFKTKKHRKRVKIMMGPRPHTQLDADLAAGMGMPDNGPKLMSMS